AGGCCTGGGGATTGGTGGCATACATCATGCCTTCCTCCTGGGTGATCATGCCGTTCTTGATGAGGTTATAGATGGATTGGTTGAAGGTCTGCATGCCGTCATCTGCCCCGGTTTCGATGGCTGCGGGCAGGACGTCCAGTTTGTTCTTTTCCAGAAGTTTCCGCACGGTGGGTGTGTTGATCAGGATTTCCACTGCGGGGATGACGCCTCCCTGGGCGCCTTTAAGCAGCCGCTGACAGATAACCGCCTGAAGGTTGCTGGCAAGATTCAGACGGATTTGATCCCACTCATTCGCAGGAAAAAATTCAAGCAGCCGTTGAACCGCAATAGAGGCGTTTCCCGAGTGAAGCGTCGTTAACACCAGATGTCCGGTCTCTGCGGCAGAAAGAGCGGTACGGAAGGTGGTCTGGTCGCGCATTTCTCCGATGATAATCACATCCGGATCCTGTCGCAGAATGTGTTTGAGGGCGGCCTCGAAACTTAATGTATCCAGTCCTACTTCGCGTTGAGAAATGACGCATTTCTTGTCTTCAAACAGATATTCAATAGGATCCTCAATGGTGATGATCCGGAGATTTTCCGTTTCATTCATGTGATTCAACATGCTGGCCAGTGTCGTGGATTTTCCGCTGCCGGTGGCCCCGCTGACGATGATAATCCCGCGTTGCGAGGCGGAAATTTGCTTGATGGATTGCGGAAGATTGAGGTCATCCACGGTGGGAACTTTGGT
The DNA window shown above is from bacterium and carries:
- a CDS encoding PilT/PilU family type 4a pilus ATPase, which gives rise to MFKIDDFLRLAVEMHASDIHLKVGQSPFIRLHSELTPADLPALTPDHLHKTIQHILPAHLVTDFSEQHEADFSYFVEGAGRFRVNAFMSQGQPALAFRHVKTKVPTVDDLNLPQSIKQISASQRGIIIVSGATGSGKSTTLASMLNHMNETENLRIITIEDPIEYLFEDKKCVISQREVGLDTLSFEAALKHILRQDPDVIIIGEMRDQTTFRTALSAAETGHLVLTTLHSGNASIAVQRLLEFFPANEWDQIRLNLASNLQAVICQRLLKGAQGGVIPAVEILINTPTVRKLLEKNKLDVLPAAIETGADDGMQTFNQSIYNLIKNGMITQEEGMMYATNPQALRMNLQGIFLDEGRRILSTI